In Streptomyces qaidamensis, one DNA window encodes the following:
- a CDS encoding pectate lyase family protein: protein MRGGQLAVAAGLLAVLCVPAHAEARDIGRDTLPANDGWAAEGAGTTGGAAADAGHVYTVTDRAGLVRALDGGSDTPKIIKIAGTVDANTDDDGARLDCADYATGGYALKKYLAAYDPRTWGSAKPSGPQEEARQASAARQAERIVLPVGSNTTLVGLGDSAVLKGASLQVRNADNVIIRNLDVRDAYDCFPVWQPNSGGLGDWKTAYDNIWLTGATHVWVDHVTLSDKGHPDAKEPTHFARNYLRHDGLLDITNGSDLVTVSWSRFAGHDKAMLIGSGDTATGDRGRLRVTLHHNAFESVVQRAPRVRFGQVHVYNNRYDITGDDYRYSLGVSTESRMYAENNAFHTPGHVEVADLVKSWNGSALHQSGTLFNGFPVDLLAIHNAYNSGSERDLTADVGWTPTLHGRIDSAREADRAVARGAGAGRIP, encoded by the coding sequence ATGAGGGGCGGACAACTGGCCGTCGCGGCCGGGCTGTTGGCGGTGCTCTGCGTGCCCGCGCACGCCGAGGCCCGGGACATCGGCCGCGACACCCTCCCCGCGAACGACGGCTGGGCCGCCGAGGGAGCGGGCACCACCGGAGGCGCGGCGGCCGACGCCGGCCACGTGTACACGGTCACCGACCGGGCCGGACTGGTCCGGGCCCTCGACGGCGGCAGCGACACCCCGAAGATCATCAAGATCGCCGGGACGGTCGACGCCAACACCGACGACGACGGCGCCCGGCTGGACTGCGCCGACTACGCCACCGGCGGCTACGCCCTGAAGAAGTACCTCGCCGCCTACGACCCCCGCACCTGGGGCTCCGCCAAGCCCAGCGGCCCCCAGGAGGAGGCCCGCCAGGCCTCCGCCGCCCGGCAGGCCGAGCGGATCGTGCTGCCCGTCGGCTCGAACACCACTCTCGTCGGCCTGGGCGACTCGGCCGTCCTGAAGGGCGCGAGCCTCCAGGTGAGGAACGCGGACAACGTGATCATCCGCAACCTCGACGTGCGCGACGCCTACGACTGCTTCCCCGTCTGGCAGCCCAACTCCGGCGGCCTCGGCGACTGGAAGACGGCCTACGACAACATCTGGCTGACCGGCGCCACCCATGTGTGGGTGGATCACGTGACCCTGAGCGACAAGGGCCACCCGGACGCGAAGGAACCCACCCACTTCGCCCGCAACTACCTGCGCCACGACGGCCTGCTGGACATCACCAACGGCTCCGATCTCGTCACCGTCTCCTGGAGCCGCTTCGCCGGCCACGACAAGGCGATGCTCATCGGCAGCGGCGACACCGCCACCGGCGACCGCGGCAGGCTCCGGGTCACCCTGCACCACAACGCGTTCGAGTCCGTCGTCCAGCGCGCCCCGCGCGTCCGCTTCGGCCAGGTCCACGTCTACAACAACCGGTACGACATCACCGGCGACGACTACCGCTACTCGCTCGGCGTCTCCACCGAGTCACGGATGTACGCCGAGAACAACGCCTTCCACACACCCGGCCACGTGGAGGTCGCCGACCTGGTCAAGAGCTGGAACGGCAGCGCCCTGCACCAGAGCGGCACGCTCTTCAACGGCTTCCCGGTCGACCTGCTCGCCATCCACAACGCCTACAACTCGGGCAGCGAGCGCGATCTGACGGCCGACGTCGGCTGGACGCCCACCCTGCACGGGCGGATCGACAGTGCCCGGGAGGCCGACCGGGCGGTGGCCCGCGGCGCGGGTGCGGGGAGGATCCCATGA
- a CDS encoding dihydrodipicolinate synthase family protein has protein sequence MSSVAFETQRAALADVVAIPVTPFAEDGSVAQDTHRALLRRLLDGGITTLTPNGNTGEFYALTPEERRLVTELTIDEAGERAVVLVGVGHDIPTAVASARHARELGAHMVMVHQPVHPYVSQAGWVDYHRAIAEAVPELGVVPYIRNAQLTGARLAELADTCPNVIGVKYAVPDAARFAAFARDAGLERFVWVAGLAEPYAPSYFSAGATGFTSGLVNVAPAVSLNMIEALRSGDYRAAMKVWEQIRRFEELRAANGSADNVTVVKEALASLGLCRREVRPPSKPLPESGRAEVAAIAAGWSI, from the coding sequence ATGAGCAGCGTGGCGTTCGAGACCCAGCGGGCGGCCCTGGCCGACGTGGTGGCGATCCCGGTGACCCCGTTCGCCGAGGACGGCTCCGTCGCGCAGGACACCCACCGGGCCCTGCTGCGCCGCCTGCTCGACGGCGGCATCACGACCCTCACCCCGAACGGCAACACCGGCGAGTTCTACGCCCTGACCCCCGAAGAGCGCCGGCTCGTCACGGAGCTGACGATCGACGAGGCCGGCGAGCGGGCTGTCGTCCTGGTCGGCGTCGGACACGACATCCCCACCGCCGTCGCCTCCGCCCGGCACGCGCGGGAGCTCGGTGCCCACATGGTGATGGTCCACCAGCCGGTCCACCCGTACGTCTCACAGGCCGGCTGGGTCGACTACCACCGCGCCATCGCCGAGGCCGTGCCCGAGCTGGGCGTCGTGCCGTACATCCGCAACGCGCAGCTCACCGGCGCCCGGCTCGCCGAACTAGCCGACACCTGCCCGAACGTCATCGGCGTGAAGTACGCCGTCCCCGACGCGGCCAGATTCGCCGCGTTCGCCCGGGACGCGGGCCTTGAGCGGTTCGTCTGGGTGGCGGGACTCGCCGAGCCGTACGCCCCCTCCTACTTCTCCGCCGGAGCCACCGGCTTCACCTCGGGGCTGGTGAACGTCGCCCCGGCCGTCTCGCTGAACATGATCGAGGCGCTGCGCTCCGGCGACTACCGGGCCGCGATGAAGGTCTGGGAGCAGATCCGCCGCTTCGAGGAGCTGCGCGCGGCCAACGGCTCCGCCGACAACGTCACCGTAGTCAAGGAGGCCCTCGCCTCCCTCGGGCTGTGCCGCCGCGAGGTCCGTCCGCCGAGCAAGCCGCTGCCCGAGAGCGGTCGGGCCGAGGTCGCCGCGATCGCCGCGGGGTGGTCGATATGA
- a CDS encoding TIGR03086 family metal-binding protein: MTDTTQTPTVDLGPQAEVVARLAAGVTDEQLADPTPCPKYAVRNVLAHLAGLAVAFRDAGRKDLGVTTDTRPDSTVPELGHGWREELPRVLGEMAEAWRDPAAWTGMTRAGSVDLPGGIAGLVATDELVVHGWDLARATGQRYEPDPAALRVCHDFLAESVDDPGRGAIFGPVVTVEPEASLLARAVGLSGRDPEWAPQP; encoded by the coding sequence ATGACCGACACGACCCAGACCCCGACCGTGGACCTCGGACCGCAGGCGGAGGTGGTGGCGCGCCTGGCGGCGGGCGTCACCGACGAGCAGCTCGCGGACCCGACGCCCTGCCCGAAGTACGCGGTGCGCAACGTGCTGGCCCACCTCGCCGGGCTCGCCGTCGCCTTCCGTGACGCAGGCCGCAAGGATCTGGGTGTCACGACCGACACCCGCCCGGACTCCACCGTGCCCGAGCTCGGGCACGGCTGGCGCGAGGAACTGCCCAGGGTGCTCGGCGAGATGGCCGAGGCCTGGCGTGATCCTGCCGCCTGGACCGGCATGACCCGCGCCGGGAGCGTGGACCTGCCCGGCGGGATCGCGGGCCTGGTCGCCACCGACGAACTGGTCGTCCACGGCTGGGACCTGGCCCGCGCCACCGGTCAGCGGTACGAGCCCGACCCGGCCGCGCTCCGGGTCTGTCACGACTTCCTCGCGGAGTCCGTCGACGACCCCGGCCGCGGCGCCATCTTCGGGCCCGTCGTCACGGTCGAGCCGGAGGCGTCCCTGCTGGCCCGGGCGGTGGGACTGAGCGGGCGGGACCCGGAGTGGGCCCCTCAGCCGTAG
- a CDS encoding carbohydrate ABC transporter permease, with amino-acid sequence MAQVAAVAKPPAPPRRRRASATPRRLPYLLIAPAALLMLGFIAYPVISVFYYSLQNYNPTKPWRNGYAGFDNFVHAFTKDPVFWDTLVFSAKWVVVEVGLQLLFGLALALIVNQTFVGRGLGRALVFSPWAVSGVLTSAIWVLLYNSQTGITRYLADMGIGSYGTSWLSDTSTVFPAAVVADLWRGVPFFAILILADLQSVSKDLYEAAEVDGASRIKQFWHITLPHLKDAIILSTLLRAVWEFNNVDLLYTLTGGGPAGETTTLPLYIANTSVDAHNFGYASALTTVAFVILLFCSMVYLRLSKFGGESK; translated from the coding sequence ATGGCCCAAGTCGCAGCCGTGGCGAAACCGCCCGCGCCACCCCGGCGGCGCCGGGCCTCCGCCACGCCGCGCAGGCTCCCGTACCTGCTGATCGCACCGGCCGCCCTGCTGATGCTGGGCTTCATCGCCTACCCGGTCATCAGCGTCTTCTACTACAGCCTGCAGAACTACAACCCCACCAAGCCATGGCGGAACGGCTACGCGGGCTTCGACAACTTCGTCCATGCCTTCACCAAGGACCCCGTCTTCTGGGACACCCTGGTCTTCAGCGCCAAGTGGGTCGTCGTCGAGGTCGGACTCCAGCTGCTGTTCGGTCTCGCGCTCGCCCTGATCGTCAACCAGACCTTCGTGGGCCGGGGCCTGGGACGCGCCCTGGTCTTCTCCCCGTGGGCCGTCTCCGGCGTGCTGACCTCCGCGATCTGGGTGCTGCTCTACAACTCCCAGACGGGCATCACCCGTTACCTCGCCGACATGGGCATCGGCTCCTACGGCACGAGCTGGCTGTCGGACACCTCCACCGTGTTCCCGGCGGCGGTCGTGGCCGACCTGTGGCGCGGCGTGCCGTTCTTCGCGATCCTCATCCTCGCCGACCTCCAGTCCGTCTCGAAGGACCTGTACGAGGCCGCCGAGGTCGACGGCGCCAGCCGCATCAAGCAGTTCTGGCACATCACGCTGCCGCACCTGAAGGACGCCATCATCCTGTCCACGCTGCTGCGCGCGGTCTGGGAGTTCAACAACGTCGACCTGCTCTACACCCTGACCGGCGGCGGCCCCGCGGGCGAGACGACCACGCTGCCGCTGTACATCGCCAACACATCCGTCGACGCCCACAACTTCGGCTACGCGTCGGCCCTGACCACGGTGGCGTTCGTGATCCTGCTCTTCTGCTCGATGGTCTACCTGCGGCTGAGCAAGTTCGGAGGCGAGAGCAAGTGA
- a CDS encoding GntR family transcriptional regulator produces MTSVPTPIPSRTQYVLEGIKHRILTGQLTPGQALVETELAAQFGVSKTPVREALKTLAGTGLVVMNQYKGVTVRLVDADMAREVYDVRLLLEPEALRRAVQRGASLDVAREALTRADAATDTAERSLANREFHRALYLPCGNPLLGRMLDEVRDQAALVSAVAWAASPSWEREAGEHREILRLALDGDADGAARALHAHIASFVQRAFPQAGLEQEGQE; encoded by the coding sequence ATGACCTCTGTGCCCACGCCGATCCCCTCCCGCACGCAGTACGTGCTGGAGGGGATCAAACACCGCATCCTCACCGGGCAGTTGACGCCGGGACAGGCGCTGGTCGAGACCGAACTCGCCGCGCAGTTCGGCGTGTCGAAGACCCCGGTGCGCGAGGCGCTCAAGACCCTCGCCGGGACCGGGCTGGTCGTGATGAACCAGTACAAGGGCGTCACCGTGCGCCTGGTGGACGCGGACATGGCGCGCGAGGTCTACGACGTACGGCTGCTGCTGGAGCCGGAGGCGCTGCGGCGCGCCGTGCAGCGCGGCGCCTCCCTGGACGTCGCCCGCGAGGCGCTGACCCGGGCCGACGCCGCCACCGACACCGCCGAACGCTCCCTCGCCAACCGGGAGTTCCACCGCGCCCTGTACCTGCCGTGCGGCAACCCGCTGCTCGGCCGGATGCTCGACGAGGTCCGCGACCAGGCCGCCCTGGTCTCCGCCGTCGCCTGGGCCGCCTCCCCCTCCTGGGAGCGGGAGGCCGGCGAGCACCGGGAGATCCTGCGGCTCGCGCTCGACGGCGACGCCGACGGCGCGGCGCGTGCCCTGCACGCCCACATCGCCTCCTTCGTGCAGCGCGCTTTCCCCCAGGCAGGACTGGAACAGGAAGGTCAGGAATGA
- a CDS encoding PmoA family protein: protein MTSNDTAVLRVAGRPVGRYVTRPELPARLSPRPYLHPVTTLAGTAVTELAPADHAHHLGVGVAVPDVEGFNFWGGRTYVRGQGPTELDNHGAQRHIAFQLRDPDGFVEELRWVSAGGELLRERRTVAATELTDRAWALDLTFSLTNVTRNALSIGSPATNGRPGAAYGGFFWRARKEPCAPEVFTAAADGEEKVHGNPADWLALRGATWTLVFAGATERTRRDPWFVRTEEYPGVGSSLAHDERVPVPPGETVVRRVVTVVADGRLDRDAAASLVRKAVSP, encoded by the coding sequence ATGACCAGCAACGACACCGCGGTCCTGCGCGTCGCGGGCCGGCCGGTCGGCCGGTACGTCACCCGGCCCGAGCTGCCGGCCCGGCTCTCCCCGCGCCCCTATCTGCACCCCGTCACCACCCTGGCCGGCACGGCCGTGACCGAACTCGCCCCTGCCGACCACGCACACCACCTCGGCGTCGGTGTCGCCGTTCCCGACGTCGAGGGGTTCAACTTCTGGGGCGGGCGCACCTACGTCCGCGGCCAGGGCCCCACCGAGCTCGACAACCACGGCGCGCAGCGGCACATCGCCTTCCAGCTGCGCGACCCGGACGGCTTCGTGGAGGAGCTGCGCTGGGTCAGCGCGGGCGGCGAGCTGCTGCGCGAACGCCGGACGGTCGCGGCCACCGAACTCACCGACCGGGCCTGGGCGCTGGACCTCACGTTCTCCCTCACCAACGTCACCAGGAACGCGCTGTCGATCGGCAGCCCCGCGACCAACGGGCGCCCGGGCGCCGCCTACGGCGGCTTCTTCTGGCGGGCCCGCAAGGAGCCCTGCGCGCCGGAGGTCTTCACGGCCGCCGCCGACGGCGAGGAGAAGGTCCACGGCAACCCCGCCGACTGGCTCGCCCTGCGGGGCGCCACCTGGACGCTGGTCTTCGCCGGCGCCACCGAACGGACCCGCCGCGACCCGTGGTTCGTGCGCACCGAGGAGTACCCGGGCGTCGGCTCCTCCCTGGCCCACGACGAACGGGTGCCGGTCCCGCCGGGTGAGACCGTCGTGCGCCGGGTGGTCACCGTCGTCGCCGACGGCCGTCTCGACCGCGACGCCGCGGCGTCCCTCGTCCGCAAGGCGGTGAGCCCGTGA
- a CDS encoding SRPBCC family protein, producing MTQDVELRLHLECELADEPVRVFRELTDPGEVARWWGPDGFGTPSVEIDLRPGGAYRIAMQPPEGELFYLVGEYIDVDPPVGLSYTFRWEDPDPEDRETVVTLSLYDTDVRQSHLTLDQGDFATERRRALHEEGWVQGLGKLGEMLASQWD from the coding sequence ATGACACAGGACGTCGAGCTGAGGCTGCATCTGGAGTGTGAGTTGGCGGATGAGCCCGTGCGCGTGTTCCGGGAGCTGACCGACCCGGGGGAAGTGGCCCGCTGGTGGGGCCCCGACGGGTTCGGCACCCCGAGTGTGGAGATCGACCTCCGCCCCGGTGGCGCCTACCGGATCGCGATGCAGCCACCGGAAGGCGAGCTGTTCTACCTGGTGGGCGAATACATCGACGTCGATCCCCCGGTAGGCCTGTCGTACACCTTCCGCTGGGAGGATCCCGACCCCGAGGACCGGGAGACGGTGGTGACGCTGTCGCTGTACGACACCGACGTCAGACAGTCCCACCTCACCCTCGACCAGGGCGACTTCGCCACGGAGCGGCGGCGGGCCCTCCACGAGGAAGGCTGGGTTCAGGGCCTCGGCAAGCTCGGGGAAATGCTCGCCTCACAGTGGGATTGA
- a CDS encoding Gfo/Idh/MocA family protein encodes MTGRMIDSMSESPSDRLSTPLPVVLAGARGHGRWHVENIRRLQHKGIVRLVGICELTPLTEEELGDLGAPEQSADFGALLDSTGARVAVICTPIPTHTDLALTAAERGVHLLLEKPPAPSYAEFRRMADGVAAAGVVCQIGFQSLGSHALTAVRELIEKGAIGKLVGLGGAGAWVRDEDYFRRAPWAGKRRLNGVEVIDGALTNPLAHAVATALALSGSTRAEDVAGIETELLRANAIESDDTSCVRITTAQGHPVTVAATLCAERADEPYVLVHGSSGRITFWYKQDRVLLQRAGHGPEESEHGRTDLLENLVEHLTTGVDLLVPPDETGAFMKVVEAIRTAPDPAPLPDTAWHRIPGENRRVVPGIDGLVAAAADTLSLYSELGAPWAPPSNEVSTR; translated from the coding sequence ATGACCGGTCGCATGATCGACTCCATGAGTGAATCCCCGAGCGATCGCCTGAGCACCCCCCTGCCCGTCGTCCTCGCCGGGGCCCGCGGGCACGGCCGCTGGCACGTCGAGAACATCCGCCGCCTGCAGCACAAGGGCATCGTCCGGCTCGTCGGGATCTGCGAGCTGACGCCGCTGACCGAGGAGGAACTGGGCGACCTGGGCGCTCCCGAGCAGTCCGCCGACTTCGGCGCCCTGCTGGACTCCACCGGCGCCCGGGTCGCGGTGATCTGCACACCGATCCCGACCCACACCGACCTCGCCCTCACCGCGGCCGAGCGGGGGGTGCACCTCCTCCTGGAGAAGCCGCCCGCCCCCTCCTACGCCGAGTTCCGCCGGATGGCCGACGGGGTCGCCGCTGCCGGGGTCGTCTGCCAGATCGGCTTCCAGTCGCTGGGCTCGCACGCCCTGACGGCCGTCCGCGAGCTGATCGAGAAGGGCGCGATCGGCAAGCTCGTCGGGCTCGGCGGCGCCGGCGCCTGGGTGCGCGACGAGGACTACTTCCGGCGGGCGCCCTGGGCGGGCAAACGGCGGCTGAACGGCGTCGAGGTGATCGACGGGGCACTGACCAACCCCCTCGCACACGCCGTCGCCACCGCCCTCGCCCTGAGCGGCAGCACCCGCGCCGAAGACGTCGCCGGCATCGAGACCGAGCTGCTGCGCGCCAACGCCATCGAGTCCGACGACACCTCCTGCGTCCGGATCACCACCGCGCAGGGCCACCCGGTGACCGTCGCCGCGACGCTGTGCGCAGAGCGGGCGGACGAGCCGTACGTGCTGGTGCACGGCAGCAGCGGCCGGATCACCTTCTGGTACAAGCAGGACCGGGTGCTGCTCCAGCGCGCGGGGCACGGCCCGGAGGAGTCCGAGCACGGCCGCACCGATCTGCTGGAGAACCTCGTCGAGCACCTCACCACCGGCGTGGACCTGCTCGTCCCGCCGGACGAGACCGGCGCCTTCATGAAGGTCGTGGAGGCCATCCGCACCGCTCCCGACCCGGCACCGCTGCCGGACACCGCCTGGCACCGCATCCCCGGCGAGAACCGCCGGGTCGTGCCGGGCATCGACGGACTCGTCGCGGCCGCCGCCGACACCCTCTCCCTCTACTCCGAGCTCGGCGCCCCCTGGGCGCCCCCGTCGAACGAGGTGAGCACCCGATGA
- a CDS encoding carbohydrate ABC transporter permease, whose amino-acid sequence MSVKEATKTAPAPVHAAPEPPRPAKGHRAWDEAPRWQIYLPLGIYLLFTLVPFYWILLFSLRPAGSTSLVPWPMTFDHFEKVWTERSFGTYFGNSVLVGVATLLMTTLVALAGGYALARFDFKVKRAFMLALLCSQFVPGALLLVPLFEIFAELQMINSLGSVILAETVFQLPLSMILISNFIKNVPYSLEEAAWVDGCNRMTAFRIVVLPLLRPGLIAVGSFAFVHSWNHFLFALMFLNNQDKQTIPVGLNSLMSADSVDLGALAAGGIIAAVPVVIVFAFIQKWLITGFSAGAVKG is encoded by the coding sequence GTGAGCGTCAAGGAAGCCACCAAGACGGCGCCCGCCCCCGTGCACGCCGCCCCCGAACCGCCGCGGCCCGCCAAGGGCCACCGCGCCTGGGACGAGGCGCCCCGCTGGCAGATCTACCTGCCCCTGGGCATCTACCTCCTCTTCACCCTCGTCCCCTTCTACTGGATCCTGCTCTTCTCACTGCGCCCGGCCGGCTCGACCTCGCTCGTGCCCTGGCCGATGACCTTCGACCACTTCGAGAAGGTCTGGACGGAGCGCAGCTTCGGCACCTACTTCGGCAACAGCGTGCTCGTCGGCGTCGCCACGCTGCTCATGACGACGCTCGTCGCGCTGGCCGGCGGTTACGCCCTCGCCCGGTTCGACTTCAAGGTCAAGCGGGCGTTCATGCTGGCCCTGCTCTGCTCCCAGTTCGTGCCGGGCGCGCTGCTGCTGGTGCCGCTGTTCGAGATCTTCGCCGAACTGCAGATGATCAACTCGCTCGGCAGTGTCATCCTCGCCGAGACGGTCTTCCAGTTGCCGCTGTCGATGATCCTCATCAGCAACTTCATCAAGAACGTGCCGTACTCCCTGGAGGAGGCGGCCTGGGTCGACGGCTGCAACCGCATGACGGCCTTTCGGATCGTGGTGCTGCCCCTGCTGCGGCCCGGTCTGATCGCCGTCGGCTCGTTCGCCTTCGTCCACTCCTGGAACCACTTCCTGTTCGCCCTGATGTTCCTGAACAACCAGGACAAGCAGACGATCCCCGTCGGCCTCAACTCCCTGATGAGCGCGGACAGCGTGGACCTGGGCGCGCTCGCCGCGGGCGGCATCATCGCGGCCGTGCCGGTGGTGATCGTGTTCGCCTTCATCCAGAAGTGGCTGATCACCGGGTTCAGTGCGGGGGCGGTGAAGGGATGA
- the araD gene encoding L-arabinonate dehydratase: MTGRLRPEELRSHQWYGAEGQLRTWSHNARMRQLGYEAEEYLGRPVIAVLNTWSDINPCHVHLRERAEAVKRGVWQAGGFPLEFPVATLSETYQKPTPMLYRNLLAMETEELLRSYPIDAAVLLGGCDKSTPALLMGAASADVPSLFVPAGPMLPGHWRGETLGSGTDMWKYWDEHRAGNLTDCELRELQGGLARSPGHCMTMGTASTMTAAAEALGMTLPGASSIPAVDSGHERMAAASGRRAVELAWTALKPSRILTREAFEDAVTTVLGLGGSTNAVIHLIAMAGRCRVDLTLDDFDRIARTVPVLANVRPGGQRYLMEDFHFAGGLPAFLSRVTDLLHLDRPTVNGTLGEQIEGAVVHDDDVIRPRENPVAAEGGVAVLRGNLCPDGAVIKHIAAEPHLLKHTGPAVVFDDYKTMQRTINDPELGITADSVLVLRNSGPKGGPGMPEYGMLPIPDHLLKQGVRDMVRISDARMSGTSYGACALHIAPESYVGGPLALVRSGDSITLDVEARTLHLDVSEEELESRRKDWAPPPTRYERGYGALYNDQITQADTGCDFEFLARPGKAPDPYAG; encoded by the coding sequence ATGACCGGCAGACTGCGTCCCGAGGAGCTCAGGAGCCACCAGTGGTACGGCGCCGAGGGTCAGTTGCGCACCTGGTCGCACAACGCCCGTATGCGCCAGCTCGGTTACGAGGCGGAGGAGTACCTCGGTCGCCCGGTGATCGCCGTCCTGAACACCTGGTCCGACATCAACCCCTGCCACGTCCACCTGCGTGAGCGGGCCGAGGCGGTCAAGCGGGGGGTGTGGCAGGCGGGCGGCTTCCCGCTGGAGTTCCCGGTCGCCACGCTCTCCGAGACGTACCAGAAGCCGACCCCGATGCTCTACCGCAACCTGCTCGCGATGGAGACGGAGGAGCTGCTGCGGTCGTACCCCATCGACGCGGCGGTGCTGCTCGGCGGCTGCGACAAGTCGACGCCCGCGCTGCTCATGGGCGCGGCCTCGGCCGACGTACCGTCCCTCTTCGTGCCCGCGGGGCCGATGCTGCCGGGCCACTGGCGCGGTGAGACCCTCGGGTCCGGTACCGACATGTGGAAGTACTGGGACGAGCACCGCGCCGGCAACCTGACCGACTGCGAACTGAGGGAGCTGCAGGGCGGGTTGGCCCGGTCGCCCGGTCACTGCATGACCATGGGGACCGCGTCGACCATGACCGCGGCGGCGGAGGCCCTCGGCATGACGCTGCCGGGCGCCTCCTCGATCCCGGCCGTCGACTCCGGGCACGAGCGGATGGCCGCCGCCTCCGGGCGCCGTGCCGTGGAGCTCGCCTGGACCGCGCTGAAGCCGTCCCGGATCCTCACCCGCGAGGCCTTCGAGGACGCCGTCACCACGGTCCTCGGGCTCGGCGGCTCGACCAACGCCGTCATCCACCTCATCGCGATGGCGGGGCGCTGCCGGGTGGACCTCACCCTCGACGACTTCGACCGCATCGCCCGCACCGTGCCGGTGCTCGCCAACGTCCGGCCCGGCGGACAGAGGTACCTCATGGAGGACTTCCACTTCGCCGGCGGTCTGCCCGCCTTCCTCTCGCGGGTCACCGACCTGCTGCACCTGGACCGGCCCACCGTCAACGGAACCCTGGGAGAGCAGATCGAGGGCGCCGTCGTCCACGACGACGACGTCATCCGCCCCCGCGAGAACCCGGTCGCCGCCGAGGGCGGGGTCGCCGTACTGCGCGGCAACCTCTGCCCCGACGGTGCGGTCATCAAGCACATCGCCGCCGAGCCGCACCTGCTCAAGCACACCGGTCCCGCCGTCGTCTTCGACGACTACAAGACCATGCAGCGCACCATCAACGACCCGGAGTTGGGGATCACCGCGGACAGCGTCCTGGTGCTGCGCAACTCCGGACCCAAGGGCGGCCCGGGCATGCCCGAGTACGGCATGCTCCCCATCCCCGACCACCTGCTCAAGCAGGGCGTCCGGGACATGGTCCGGATCTCCGACGCCCGGATGAGCGGCACGAGCTACGGCGCCTGCGCCCTGCACATCGCGCCCGAGTCGTACGTCGGCGGGCCGCTGGCCCTGGTCCGCAGCGGTGACTCGATCACCCTGGACGTCGAGGCCAGGACCCTCCACCTCGACGTGAGCGAGGAGGAGTTGGAGAGCCGTCGCAAGGACTGGGCTCCCCCGCCCACCCGCTACGAACGCGGCTACGGCGCCCTGTACAACGACCAGATCACCCAGGCCGACACAGGCTGCGACTTCGAGTTCTTGGCAAGGCCGGGCAAGGCCCCGGATCCCTACGCCGGTTGA